Proteins encoded by one window of Teretinema zuelzerae:
- a CDS encoding ABC transporter permease, whose amino-acid sequence MNLFIEALSLFLQTSVQMGTHILFATLGGILCEKAGNMNLGIEGMMLMGASVGFAAALSTGDPFLAVLAAGTAGAAGALIYAIITVTLRGNQVVTGLVLAIFGAGVSGFLGKNLSGKSLPSRVTDAFAPVSIPVLRDIPVLGKMFFEQSIYVHLAIAAAVVLSVYFNRTRIGLNVRAVGENPAAADASGIAVSRYKYIHVLAGGFLCGLGGAYLSLVFVPRWQENITAGAGWIAVALIIFSRWDPLKAIAAAYAFGALKGIGFKFQNIDLVVFGNRIVFSPQLLDMIPYVATIAVLVLTSRGLVSKTRHRRGFGPAALGSAYFREER is encoded by the coding sequence ATGAACCTGTTTATAGAAGCTCTGTCCCTCTTTCTCCAGACCTCCGTTCAAATGGGCACCCACATACTGTTTGCGACCCTCGGGGGGATTCTCTGCGAGAAAGCCGGCAACATGAACCTCGGCATAGAGGGGATGATGCTGATGGGCGCATCGGTCGGCTTCGCTGCCGCGCTTTCCACAGGGGATCCTTTTCTCGCTGTTCTCGCGGCCGGAACCGCGGGCGCCGCCGGAGCCCTGATTTACGCGATAATTACCGTGACGCTCCGGGGCAATCAGGTAGTCACCGGATTGGTTCTGGCGATTTTCGGCGCCGGCGTTTCAGGCTTTCTCGGCAAGAATCTGTCCGGCAAGTCTCTCCCCTCGCGCGTAACAGACGCCTTCGCCCCCGTTTCGATCCCCGTCCTCCGCGATATTCCCGTGCTGGGCAAGATGTTTTTCGAGCAGAGCATCTATGTGCATCTGGCGATCGCCGCCGCCGTAGTTCTCTCTGTGTATTTCAACCGAACGCGGATCGGCCTCAATGTCCGCGCGGTGGGAGAAAATCCGGCGGCCGCGGACGCGTCCGGCATCGCGGTGAGCCGCTACAAATATATTCATGTGCTGGCGGGGGGATTCCTCTGCGGCCTGGGCGGCGCGTATCTTTCGCTGGTCTTCGTTCCGCGCTGGCAGGAAAACATCACCGCCGGCGCCGGCTGGATAGCCGTAGCGCTTATTATTTTCAGCCGTTGGGATCCGCTCAAGGCTATCGCAGCCGCTTACGCCTTCGGCGCCTTAAAAGGGATCGGCTTTAAATTCCAGAACATCGACCTCGTAGTGTTCGGAAACAGAATCGTTTTCTCGCCCCAATTGCTTGATATGATTCCCTACGTCGCGACGATAGCCGTGCTGGTTCTCACATCGCGCGGGTTGGTATCGAAAACGCGGCACCGCCGGGGATTCGGCCCCGCGGCGCTCGGTTCCGCGTATTTCAGGGAAGAGCGCTAG
- a CDS encoding GGDEF domain-containing protein encodes MQKRDNSLFQSIDGAFETESLEHFLQGRRVENRIRFSYVPLLAIPLCSLFSAYYFFAVQNPSSTLYELRALFIFSCIASFSLVFLVLLRLFKRLKAFKAADVLIFLYILFLMLSFVTLSVLDSYPDDDTTAVAIFFLSLAFFYRTSFFRIVVLCVAGFISDIAIFSLVNGSQDIIHLLSLFAVLAFAIVISRTQERMHAHLFDVTRKLEVTNHKLQEDSFRDPLTNLYNRRYLEEFLLQQLAGYHRSGQPFSVIMADIDHFKDVNDKYGHPAGDAVLKDIAALMLLHSRDTDLQARYGGEEFLVVLPQTSIAQALLVAERMRMAIASHPFPEIPASITSSFGVAEVQRGDSIESLVKRVDSFLYCAKLAGRNQCVSSI; translated from the coding sequence ATGCAGAAGAGAGATAATTCGCTTTTCCAATCGATCGACGGCGCTTTCGAAACGGAAAGTCTTGAACACTTCCTTCAGGGACGGCGCGTCGAGAACCGCATCAGGTTCTCGTATGTGCCTTTATTAGCTATTCCCTTGTGCAGTCTTTTTTCCGCATACTATTTTTTCGCTGTGCAGAACCCCTCAAGCACCCTGTATGAATTGCGCGCTTTATTTATTTTCTCCTGTATCGCCTCTTTTTCCCTTGTTTTCTTGGTGTTATTACGGCTTTTTAAGCGTTTAAAGGCGTTTAAGGCCGCCGATGTTTTAATCTTCTTGTATATTCTGTTCCTGATGCTTTCCTTCGTCACGCTTTCTGTACTGGATTCATATCCCGACGACGACACCACTGCGGTCGCTATTTTCTTTCTCAGTCTGGCCTTTTTTTATCGTACGAGCTTTTTCAGGATTGTCGTTCTCTGCGTTGCCGGTTTTATATCAGATATTGCGATTTTTTCGCTCGTCAACGGCAGCCAGGATATTATTCATCTTCTCAGTCTTTTTGCAGTTCTCGCCTTCGCCATCGTAATTTCCAGAACGCAGGAACGCATGCATGCACACCTGTTCGATGTCACTAGAAAGCTGGAGGTGACGAACCATAAGCTTCAGGAAGATTCGTTCCGGGATCCGTTGACAAACCTGTATAACCGCAGGTATCTCGAAGAGTTTCTTCTTCAACAGTTAGCCGGATATCACCGGTCCGGCCAGCCGTTTTCCGTAATCATGGCGGATATCGATCATTTTAAGGATGTGAACGACAAATACGGCCACCCGGCGGGCGACGCCGTTTTAAAGGATATTGCCGCTCTTATGCTCCTTCATTCCCGGGATACGGATCTGCAGGCCCGGTACGGCGGAGAGGAATTTCTCGTAGTCCTGCCCCAGACCTCCATTGCCCAGGCTCTTCTGGTCGCGGAGCGCATGCGCATGGCGATCGCATCTCATCCGTTTCCCGAAATTCCCGCTTCGATAACCTCGAGCTTCGGGGTCGCCGAGGTTCAGCGGGGCGATTCGATCGAGTCTCTCGTCAAGCGGGTCGACAGCTTCCTCTATTGCGCGAAGCTCGCCGGGCGGAATCAATGCGTTTCATCGATATAA
- a CDS encoding ABC transporter permease: MIRIVSRTEPTRFGENLLRGGAVFAALAASSLVMLFLGYNPLEVYGRMISGSLGTAYRFRETINKTIPLVVLSLGIAVAFRMKFWNIGAEGQFYLGAFGATLAAVSFPSLPAVILLPLMFIFAFFFGGMWALLPAVLRARFAASETLTTLMLNYVAVKWISYLQYGPWKDPSAQGFPKIANFPQNAILPKVLGIHAGWIIALVLVVLLYILLSKSTLGYEIDVLGESEATARYAGMNVFRITIAAVMLSGGLAGVAGMMQASAIEHTLSDQLSGGLGFTAVITTWLARLSPPLIVAVSFLFALLLQGASFLQSSMKIPASVADILQGIIIFFVLGSEFSVRYRFAFDREGKK; encoded by the coding sequence ATGATCCGAATCGTATCCCGCACCGAGCCGACCAGGTTCGGCGAAAATCTTCTGCGCGGCGGTGCCGTTTTCGCCGCCCTCGCGGCTTCCTCCCTCGTGATGCTGTTTCTCGGCTACAATCCGCTGGAGGTGTACGGCCGCATGATCTCGGGATCGCTCGGCACCGCCTACCGTTTCCGCGAAACGATCAATAAAACCATCCCGCTCGTCGTGCTGTCTCTCGGCATCGCCGTAGCGTTTCGGATGAAATTCTGGAACATCGGAGCCGAGGGGCAGTTCTATCTCGGAGCCTTCGGCGCGACCCTTGCCGCCGTCTCGTTTCCCTCCCTTCCGGCGGTTATTCTTCTGCCTCTCATGTTCATCTTCGCGTTTTTCTTCGGTGGCATGTGGGCTCTGCTTCCCGCCGTCCTGCGAGCCCGCTTCGCCGCGAGCGAAACGCTTACGACCCTTATGCTCAACTATGTCGCCGTTAAATGGATCTCCTATCTGCAGTACGGACCGTGGAAGGACCCGTCGGCCCAGGGCTTTCCGAAAATCGCGAACTTCCCGCAGAACGCGATTCTGCCCAAAGTGCTGGGCATTCACGCCGGTTGGATCATCGCCCTCGTTCTGGTTGTTCTTCTCTACATACTGCTGTCGAAAAGCACTCTCGGCTACGAAATCGATGTTCTGGGAGAAAGCGAAGCGACCGCGCGGTATGCCGGCATGAACGTGTTCAGAATCACCATCGCCGCGGTGATGCTCTCCGGCGGCCTGGCCGGCGTGGCCGGAATGATGCAGGCTTCGGCGATCGAGCACACTCTGTCCGACCAGCTTTCAGGCGGACTCGGGTTCACCGCGGTCATCACGACATGGCTCGCGCGGCTCAGTCCCCCGCTCATCGTCGCGGTTTCCTTCCTGTTCGCCCTGCTGTTACAGGGCGCGTCCTTCCTGCAAAGCTCGATGAAAATACCCGCCTCGGTCGCGGACATTCTGCAGGGAATAATCATCTTTTTCGTGCTGGGAAGCGAGTTTTCCGTGCGATACCGTTTCGCGTTTGATCGGGAGGGAAAAAAATGA
- a CDS encoding TrmH family RNA methyltransferase, with amino-acid sequence MKNKQYRELAVCGFEAVRALAEKHPEKIQRLFFNKDKARYFGDVCKTLAARKKPYKMVESDEELEKLTQSVHHQGVAAMIEEPVVPRLEMGTLEMWQREKARVLVLDRVGNANNFGAIVRSAAFFGITRIVIGEDDDQAQITTSAYRIAQGGMELVQVYRASSAAALVQASAGKMLRIGADHRAKRTLSDLRGMVGGSQGVLVVMGNEESGLSGEVRSSCDDLVKIPGTGEIESLNVAQAATLFLYELSLL; translated from the coding sequence ATGAAGAATAAACAATATCGGGAGCTTGCGGTCTGCGGTTTTGAAGCCGTCCGCGCCCTGGCAGAGAAACATCCCGAAAAAATACAGCGTCTGTTTTTCAACAAGGATAAGGCTCGCTATTTCGGCGACGTTTGCAAGACTTTGGCTGCGAGAAAGAAGCCCTATAAAATGGTCGAGTCCGACGAAGAGCTCGAAAAGCTTACCCAGAGCGTGCATCACCAGGGCGTCGCCGCGATGATCGAGGAGCCGGTCGTGCCTCGCCTCGAAATGGGCACCCTTGAAATGTGGCAGCGTGAAAAGGCCCGCGTCCTGGTACTCGACCGCGTAGGCAACGCGAACAATTTCGGCGCTATCGTCCGGAGCGCGGCCTTTTTCGGGATAACCCGCATCGTCATCGGCGAGGACGACGATCAAGCTCAGATCACGACGAGCGCCTACCGCATCGCCCAGGGAGGAATGGAGCTCGTCCAGGTCTACCGCGCGAGTTCCGCGGCCGCGTTGGTTCAGGCGTCCGCGGGGAAGATGCTCCGCATCGGAGCCGACCACCGGGCGAAGCGCACCCTTTCGGACCTGCGGGGCATGGTCGGCGGCTCTCAGGGGGTTCTGGTAGTCATGGGCAACGAGGAAAGCGGATTATCCGGCGAGGTGCGCTCATCCTGCGACGATCTCGTGAAAATTCCGGGCACCGGAGAGATCGAAAGCCTCAACGTCGCGCAGGCGGCGACCCTCTTTCTCTACGAACTTTCGCTTTTATAG
- the trxA gene encoding thioredoxin, with product MAVLHTNGSSFDKVINQDIPVLVDFWAPWCGPCKMLGPVLEEVEKEVGGSAVVAKVNVDDEQDLAIKFGVSSIPTMIIYKNGQAVDRAVGFMSKEKIVSMIKSHA from the coding sequence ATGGCAGTGTTGCATACTAACGGATCGAGTTTCGACAAGGTAATCAATCAGGATATTCCTGTATTAGTAGATTTCTGGGCTCCCTGGTGCGGACCGTGCAAGATGCTCGGCCCCGTCCTCGAAGAAGTCGAGAAGGAAGTCGGCGGTTCAGCCGTTGTGGCGAAAGTCAATGTGGACGACGAGCAGGATCTTGCGATCAAGTTCGGCGTTTCCAGCATTCCTACGATGATCATCTACAAGAACGGACAGGCAGTAGACCGCGCCGTAGGCTTTATGAGCAAAGAAAAAATCGTGTCGATGATAAAGTCGCACGCATAA
- a CDS encoding ABC transporter ATP-binding protein, which yields MTEHPYVELRNISKTFGSVAANRSVSLDVRQGEILALLGENGSGKSTLVNMLSGIYAPDSGSILLDGKSVRFSGPMDAIRAGIGMVHQHFKLVEVMTARENIALGEKSRLFFDAKSVDERIYRIEKKYGLVTNPEKKVCEMSVGEKQTVEILKVLYRGARVLILDEPTAVLTPQETAQLFSILRKMKDDGCSIIIITHKLNEVMDISDRVAVLRRGESVGTVNTAGTNPRELTELMVGASVSLEIRREQADVSSDPLLQVDNLSLKDSEGIPLLDSVSFALRGGEILGVAGIAGSGQKELCECVAGLLKADSGSIRFLGEEIGGMSPRAIIRKGVSMSFIPEDRLGMGLVAGMDITDNVLLKSYARSGSAFVDRKWGREHAERIVRDYGISTPSIHHTVKKLSGGNIQKVLLGREIEMAPRLLVTAYPVRGLDIGASTTIYDMLNAQKRKGVAVLFIGEDLDVLRELSDRIMVVHDGKVMGIVDPEKTGKEDIGLMMMGHLPESAENKQ from the coding sequence ATGACAGAACACCCCTACGTAGAACTGAGGAACATCTCGAAGACTTTCGGCTCCGTCGCCGCTAACCGCTCCGTGTCGCTCGACGTCAGGCAGGGCGAAATTCTCGCCCTTCTGGGAGAGAACGGTTCCGGCAAGAGCACCCTGGTCAACATGCTTTCCGGCATTTACGCCCCCGATTCCGGCTCTATCCTGCTGGACGGCAAGAGCGTCCGCTTTTCGGGCCCGATGGACGCCATACGCGCCGGAATAGGCATGGTCCACCAGCATTTTAAGCTGGTCGAAGTGATGACCGCCCGCGAGAACATCGCCCTGGGCGAAAAGAGCCGGCTTTTTTTCGATGCGAAATCCGTGGACGAGCGGATTTATCGGATAGAAAAAAAGTACGGGCTGGTCACCAATCCGGAGAAGAAAGTCTGCGAGATGTCGGTCGGAGAAAAACAGACCGTCGAAATCCTCAAAGTGCTGTACCGCGGAGCGCGCGTCCTCATCCTCGACGAGCCGACCGCCGTGCTCACGCCCCAGGAAACCGCCCAGTTGTTTTCCATTTTACGGAAGATGAAGGACGACGGATGTTCGATCATCATCATCACCCATAAACTGAACGAGGTCATGGACATATCCGACAGGGTCGCGGTTCTCCGCCGCGGCGAAAGCGTCGGTACGGTGAACACCGCCGGGACGAATCCGAGAGAGCTGACGGAACTGATGGTCGGCGCGTCCGTCTCTCTGGAGATCCGGCGCGAACAGGCGGACGTCTCCAGTGATCCGCTTTTGCAGGTCGACAACCTTTCGCTCAAGGATTCCGAGGGGATTCCTCTTCTGGATTCCGTTTCCTTCGCCCTCCGCGGCGGAGAAATCCTCGGAGTCGCAGGAATCGCGGGCTCGGGCCAGAAGGAACTGTGCGAGTGCGTCGCAGGACTCCTGAAAGCGGACTCCGGCTCCATCCGGTTTCTCGGCGAGGAAATCGGCGGGATGTCTCCCCGCGCGATCATCCGCAAGGGAGTGAGCATGAGCTTCATTCCCGAAGACCGGCTCGGCATGGGGCTGGTGGCGGGAATGGACATAACCGACAACGTGCTGCTCAAATCCTACGCCCGTTCGGGAAGCGCCTTCGTCGATCGCAAATGGGGCCGGGAGCATGCGGAGCGCATCGTGCGCGATTACGGAATAAGCACGCCTTCGATACATCATACGGTCAAAAAACTATCAGGCGGCAATATTCAGAAAGTGCTTCTCGGCCGCGAGATAGAAATGGCTCCCCGTCTACTGGTCACCGCCTACCCGGTTCGGGGCCTCGACATCGGCGCCTCCACCACCATCTACGATATGCTCAACGCCCAGAAGCGCAAGGGCGTCGCTGTTCTGTTCATCGGAGAGGATCTCGACGTTCTGCGCGAACTGTCCGACCGCATCATGGTCGTCCATGACGGAAAGGTTATGGGCATCGTCGATCCTGAAAAAACCGGAAAGGAAGACATCGGCCTGATGATGATGGGCCATCTTCCCGAATCAGCGGAGAATAAGCAATGA
- a CDS encoding adenylate/guanylate cyclase domain-containing protein, translated as MKTFNKPPLHLALDAASVFLAGFWLISPWSTFSPQLIQPVLMPLSFLGSGAPALSRAPLFAIWLIALWMLFLLAAAAIPQKLRAFGDTTGLPQHIMRILATAIIAWASILPILVQADTPAWFSGVSAFRWTGPVLAAAAHIASTAYFLSYINWQNPVYREYREFRKQQKAQEAGRKSKELSVRTRAAVPAQDEAAEAAGKKSAVEIFFRIRSKLFLAFIGIFSLILVSLTTLLLGNYKETILDAVGDTARSFAEQAASSYRINLGDEIALHEFINRQNDLNKKAEFKFHDLTLYTNLKQEIYLDDIPAEFPEYRAEYGTLVPGERFPETAALSGSEAKRIASDRAQGRKVSAYFDPVEARHVFETPIIKIDTVRKGDEKIRRERFLGAARISFDDAVIMRPYFKTRISVVASTAFFLYLAIILTYVVGNYIVNPLLFLRMNVRKISEVLTDMIRGETRVSANAIVYRDCVTSRDEIKSLSTEINDMVTVIRGIVPYISASTLKHAESGSTVSTEKDLAFLFTDIRGFTTLCEGMKPEQVVDVLNRYLDLETEIILNNQGDVDKFVGDEMMAFFDGPNKDLNACRAAMQIRHAMMEEKEKREKEGLPVVAIGIGINSGPVVFGSVGARERMDFTSIGDTVNLAARLEGANKAYGSKTLITETVWKQVREDFLCREMDVIAVKGKNEPVRIYEILQESAKAPEKLKNICAQFEEGIEAYRKRSWKKAEKIFGKLAKEYGDEPSKVYLDRIAHFQIQPPADDWDGVFRMTVK; from the coding sequence ATGAAAACATTCAATAAGCCGCCTCTTCATCTCGCGTTGGACGCGGCATCCGTATTTCTGGCGGGATTTTGGCTTATCTCTCCATGGTCGACTTTCAGCCCCCAGCTTATACAGCCGGTGCTGATGCCGCTGTCGTTTCTGGGAAGCGGCGCCCCTGCGCTCTCTCGCGCCCCGCTGTTCGCGATTTGGCTGATTGCGCTGTGGATGCTTTTTTTGCTCGCAGCCGCGGCCATACCCCAGAAGCTTCGAGCCTTCGGCGATACGACAGGACTTCCTCAGCACATCATGCGGATTCTGGCTACCGCGATCATAGCATGGGCTTCGATACTCCCGATTCTCGTCCAGGCAGATACTCCAGCCTGGTTTTCAGGCGTTTCGGCTTTCAGATGGACGGGTCCCGTGCTCGCCGCGGCGGCTCACATCGCGTCGACAGCCTATTTTCTTTCATATATAAACTGGCAGAATCCCGTCTACCGCGAATATCGGGAATTCAGGAAGCAGCAGAAAGCTCAGGAAGCAGGCAGAAAGTCGAAGGAGCTGAGCGTGCGGACGAGAGCGGCCGTTCCCGCTCAGGACGAAGCAGCCGAAGCCGCCGGAAAAAAATCCGCCGTAGAAATATTCTTCCGGATCAGAAGCAAACTCTTCCTGGCCTTCATCGGCATCTTTTCGCTGATACTCGTCAGCCTTACCACCCTCTTGCTGGGGAACTACAAGGAAACCATCCTCGACGCGGTAGGCGACACCGCGCGAAGCTTCGCCGAACAGGCGGCTTCTTCCTACCGGATAAACCTGGGAGACGAAATAGCGCTTCACGAGTTCATCAACCGGCAGAACGACCTCAACAAAAAAGCCGAATTTAAATTCCACGATTTAACCCTGTATACAAACTTAAAGCAGGAAATCTACCTGGACGACATTCCCGCCGAATTCCCGGAATACCGCGCCGAATACGGAACCCTTGTTCCCGGCGAACGGTTTCCCGAAACCGCCGCGCTTTCCGGTTCGGAGGCGAAAAGAATCGCCTCGGACAGGGCGCAAGGCAGGAAGGTTTCGGCCTACTTCGATCCGGTCGAAGCAAGGCATGTGTTCGAAACGCCGATCATTAAAATCGATACGGTGCGCAAGGGAGACGAAAAAATCAGAAGAGAGCGCTTTCTGGGAGCAGCCCGAATCAGCTTCGACGACGCGGTCATCATGCGGCCGTATTTCAAGACGCGCATCTCGGTCGTCGCCTCCACCGCGTTCTTCCTGTATCTCGCCATCATACTCACCTATGTAGTCGGAAACTACATCGTCAATCCGCTGCTCTTCCTGCGCATGAACGTACGGAAAATTTCGGAAGTTCTCACCGACATGATCCGGGGAGAGACGCGAGTTTCAGCCAACGCCATCGTGTATCGGGACTGCGTTACGAGCCGTGACGAAATCAAATCCCTCTCCACCGAGATCAACGATATGGTTACGGTGATCCGCGGGATCGTGCCGTATATTTCGGCTTCCACTCTCAAACACGCTGAAAGCGGGTCTACGGTCAGCACCGAAAAGGATCTGGCCTTCCTGTTCACGGACATACGCGGATTCACCACCCTCTGCGAAGGCATGAAGCCGGAACAGGTTGTGGACGTTCTTAACCGCTACCTGGATCTTGAAACGGAGATAATCCTCAACAATCAGGGCGATGTGGACAAATTCGTCGGGGACGAAATGATGGCCTTTTTCGACGGACCGAACAAGGATTTGAACGCGTGCCGGGCAGCAATGCAGATCCGTCATGCGATGATGGAAGAAAAGGAAAAGCGGGAGAAGGAAGGACTGCCGGTAGTAGCGATCGGCATCGGCATCAATTCCGGCCCCGTTGTTTTCGGTTCCGTCGGCGCGCGGGAGAGAATGGACTTCACCTCGATCGGCGACACGGTGAACCTCGCCGCGCGGCTCGAAGGCGCGAACAAGGCATACGGATCGAAGACGCTGATAACCGAAACGGTGTGGAAACAGGTCCGCGAAGATTTTCTGTGCCGCGAAATGGACGTAATCGCCGTAAAAGGAAAGAACGAACCGGTACGGATCTACGAGATTCTGCAGGAATCCGCAAAGGCTCCCGAGAAGCTGAAGAACATCTGCGCGCAGTTCGAGGAAGGAATCGAAGCCTATCGCAAGCGTTCCTGGAAGAAGGCAGAGAAAATATTCGGCAAGCTCGCCAAGGAATACGGCGACGAGCCGTCGAAGGTCTATCTCGACCGGATCGCTCACTTCCAGATCCAGCCGCCCGCGGACGACTGGGACGGCGTGTTCAGGATGACGGTGAAATAA
- a CDS encoding xanthine phosphoribosyltransferase, which produces MELLKERIRAEGSVLPGNILKVGSFLNQQMDIALYNEMGKEFARRFSGTKISRIVTIEASGIGLACITAQYFNVPVVFAKKHRSANVSGDLLSATITSYTHQTEYTVILPKAYVRPGDSVLVIDDFLANGCALEGLVSMIVSGGATVAGAGIAIEKGFQGGGDRLRARGVRVESLAIVEALEGPEGIVFRK; this is translated from the coding sequence ATGGAATTATTGAAAGAGCGAATTCGCGCAGAGGGAAGCGTTCTTCCCGGCAATATCCTGAAAGTCGGCAGTTTCCTGAATCAACAGATGGATATCGCCCTCTATAATGAAATGGGCAAGGAATTCGCCCGTCGTTTTTCCGGCACCAAGATTTCCCGCATTGTTACCATCGAAGCGTCCGGCATCGGACTCGCCTGCATTACCGCCCAGTACTTCAATGTTCCCGTCGTTTTCGCGAAAAAACACCGGAGCGCGAACGTCTCGGGCGACCTCCTCTCGGCTACTATAACTTCTTACACGCATCAAACCGAATACACCGTCATTCTTCCCAAAGCCTATGTGCGTCCGGGAGACTCCGTTCTCGTCATCGACGACTTTCTCGCCAACGGCTGCGCCCTCGAGGGCCTGGTCTCCATGATAGTCTCGGGCGGAGCCACCGTCGCGGGAGCGGGAATCGCCATAGAAAAGGGCTTTCAGGGCGGCGGCGACCGTCTGCGCGCCCGGGGCGTACGGGTCGAGTCCCTTGCAATCGTGGAAGCGCTCGAAGGTCCCGAGGGCATCGTTTTCAGAAAGTAA
- a CDS encoding BMP family ABC transporter substrate-binding protein: MKKVLALVMIAGLALLATSCAKKQETAAAKTLTKETVKVGFVYIGTINDEGYTQAHDQGRLALNEMGINTAYIEHVPENADCEKAIRDLIDQGCNVIYTNSFGYMDWTIKVAADHPEVYFGHCSGYKRADNVSTYFGKVFQARYLSGIAAGLKTKANKIGYVAAMPIPEVIRGINAFTLGVQSVNPAASVEVIWTNTWFDPAVEKQAALELLNKGCDVMSQHQDTTAPQIAAQEKGAFAIGYNSPTYSAAPAAYLTAPLFKWATFYVDDVNQILAGTWTSRAYWEGFDKDMVALDELSVNCAPGTAEKIAAAKAGIVDGSLKIFSGPLADQSGAEKVSAGSVMTDDEIWNMSWFVKGVVGSIPN, from the coding sequence ATGAAAAAGGTACTGGCCCTCGTCATGATCGCAGGTCTTGCCCTGCTCGCAACTTCCTGCGCGAAGAAACAGGAAACCGCGGCGGCGAAGACGCTCACCAAGGAAACCGTGAAGGTCGGTTTCGTCTATATCGGGACCATCAACGACGAAGGGTACACCCAGGCTCACGATCAGGGACGGCTCGCCCTGAACGAAATGGGAATTAACACCGCATATATCGAGCACGTGCCCGAGAACGCCGATTGCGAAAAGGCGATCCGCGATCTGATCGATCAGGGCTGCAACGTGATCTACACCAACAGCTTCGGCTACATGGACTGGACCATCAAGGTCGCGGCCGATCATCCCGAGGTCTACTTCGGCCATTGCTCAGGCTACAAGCGCGCCGACAACGTAAGCACCTACTTCGGCAAGGTGTTCCAGGCCCGCTACCTTTCCGGAATCGCCGCCGGTCTCAAAACCAAGGCGAACAAGATCGGCTACGTCGCCGCGATGCCCATTCCCGAAGTAATCCGCGGAATTAACGCCTTCACCCTCGGCGTCCAGTCGGTCAATCCCGCCGCTTCCGTGGAAGTGATCTGGACCAACACCTGGTTCGATCCCGCCGTCGAGAAGCAGGCCGCTCTCGAGCTCCTCAACAAGGGTTGCGACGTCATGTCCCAGCATCAGGACACCACCGCTCCCCAGATCGCCGCCCAGGAAAAAGGCGCCTTCGCGATCGGCTACAACTCTCCCACCTACAGCGCCGCTCCCGCGGCTTATCTGACCGCCCCCCTCTTCAAATGGGCGACCTTCTATGTCGACGACGTGAACCAGATTCTCGCCGGAACCTGGACCAGCCGCGCATACTGGGAAGGCTTCGACAAGGATATGGTCGCTCTCGACGAGCTTTCCGTTAATTGCGCTCCCGGCACCGCCGAGAAGATCGCCGCCGCGAAGGCCGGAATCGTCGACGGTTCCCTCAAGATTTTCAGCGGTCCCCTCGCCGATCAGTCCGGCGCGGAGAAGGTTTCCGCAGGTTCCGTCATGACGGACGACGAAATCTGGAACATGAGCTGGTTTGTGAAGGGAGTCGTCGGCTCCATTCCCAACTAA